A single genomic interval of Plantibacter sp. Leaf314 harbors:
- a CDS encoding FtsW/RodA/SpoVE family cell cycle protein, producing MTSDVAAPIQADTGVIKTMRRLRLPKKLRNLELALLIFAFAINAVAVMLVQLGALGHLDFALITFGSGLSLLVLAFHIVLRYTAAEADPFLLPIATVLGGIGIAEIYRIDIALGDSGWESAAVRQMVWSAIAIGGAIAVVLIIRNHRILFKYTYVAGLFAFVLLLLPLLPGIGREVNGARVWIGIGDAVTFQPGEIAKIALAVFFAGYLVRTRDSLSMVGKKFLGVQFPRLRDLGPILVVWAMAMGVIVFQRDLGTGLLYFGMFLVMLYVATSRASWIIIGLTMFFAGAFIAGQTLSYVAGRFHNWWDAFNPEVFDRDGGSYQLVQGIFGLAHGGLLGTGLGQGMPEITPVPQSDYIIASLGEELGLAGLFAIFALYLLLVSRGFRVGYAGTDDFGKLLSIGLAFTVALQVFVVVGGVTRIIPLTGLTTPFLAAGGSSLVANWIIIAVLLRISDTVRTQPKAVVS from the coding sequence ATGACCAGTGACGTCGCAGCCCCGATCCAGGCCGACACCGGCGTCATCAAGACGATGCGTCGGCTCCGGCTCCCGAAGAAGCTCCGCAACCTCGAGCTGGCCCTGCTCATCTTCGCGTTCGCGATCAACGCGGTCGCCGTCATGCTCGTGCAGCTCGGCGCGCTCGGTCATCTCGACTTCGCCCTGATCACCTTCGGCTCGGGGCTGTCGCTCCTCGTCCTCGCGTTCCACATCGTGCTCCGCTACACGGCGGCGGAGGCCGACCCGTTCCTCCTACCGATCGCCACGGTGCTCGGCGGGATCGGCATCGCGGAGATCTACCGGATCGACATCGCCCTCGGCGACTCCGGCTGGGAGAGCGCCGCCGTCCGCCAGATGGTGTGGAGTGCGATCGCCATCGGCGGGGCCATCGCGGTCGTCCTCATCATCCGGAACCACCGCATCCTCTTCAAGTACACCTACGTCGCCGGTCTCTTCGCGTTCGTGCTCCTCCTGCTGCCCCTGCTCCCGGGCATCGGCCGGGAGGTCAACGGTGCACGCGTCTGGATCGGTATCGGTGACGCGGTCACCTTCCAGCCCGGTGAGATCGCGAAGATCGCCCTCGCCGTCTTCTTCGCCGGCTACCTCGTCCGCACCCGCGACAGCCTGTCGATGGTGGGCAAGAAGTTCCTCGGTGTCCAGTTCCCCCGGCTGCGCGACCTCGGCCCGATCCTCGTGGTGTGGGCGATGGCGATGGGCGTGATCGTCTTCCAGCGCGACCTCGGAACGGGTCTGCTCTACTTCGGCATGTTCCTCGTCATGCTCTACGTCGCCACGAGCCGCGCCAGCTGGATCATCATCGGCCTCACCATGTTCTTCGCCGGCGCGTTCATCGCCGGCCAGACGCTGTCCTACGTCGCCGGTCGCTTCCACAACTGGTGGGACGCCTTCAACCCCGAGGTCTTCGACCGCGACGGCGGCAGCTACCAGCTCGTCCAGGGGATCTTCGGCCTCGCCCACGGCGGGCTGCTCGGTACCGGTCTCGGCCAGGGCATGCCGGAGATCACGCCGGTCCCGCAGAGCGACTACATCATCGCCAGCCTCGGTGAGGAGCTCGGTCTCGCCGGTCTGTTCGCCATCTTCGCGCTCTACCTGCTGCTCGTCTCCCGCGGATTCCGGGTCGGCTACGCGGGCACCGACGACTTCGGCAAGCTGCTCTCGATCGGCCTGGCGTTCACGGTCGCCCTGCAGGTCTTCGTCGTCGTCGGCGGCGTGACGCGCATCATCCCGCTCACCGGTCTCACCACGCCGTTCCTGGCCGCCGGTGGATCGTCCCTCGTCGCGAACTGGATCATCATCGCCGTGCTGCTGCGCATCTCCGACACGGTCCGAACCCAACCCAAGGCGGTGGTCTCATGA
- a CDS encoding class E sortase, with protein MTDDLPSRASARASERRAPAKHRISVFGVAGELLITAGMVVLLFLAWQLWWNDMIMAGSQANAASNQSQQWIANAETEPAPEPTVDASGAPNYGEPPVTARPAPGDPFAVLYVPRYGADYRRVVAEGVDTATVLNSFDLGVGHYPSTQMPGEVGNFVVAGHRKAYGGAMTLISDLQIGDRVYVQTADGYYTYVFRNITYVLPTQVEVLNPVPQLDGVAPTQRILTLTTCNPLYSTAERSIAYAVYESWQPLSAGPPAEIAASVAAAGG; from the coding sequence GTGACAGACGACCTTCCCTCGCGAGCGAGCGCACGCGCCTCCGAGCGCCGCGCCCCGGCGAAGCACCGCATCAGCGTCTTCGGCGTCGCGGGAGAGCTCCTCATCACGGCAGGCATGGTCGTCCTGCTGTTCCTGGCTTGGCAGCTCTGGTGGAACGACATGATCATGGCCGGCAGCCAGGCGAACGCCGCATCCAACCAGTCACAGCAGTGGATCGCGAACGCCGAGACGGAGCCGGCACCGGAGCCGACCGTCGATGCGAGCGGCGCCCCCAACTACGGCGAACCGCCGGTGACGGCCCGCCCGGCCCCCGGCGATCCCTTCGCCGTGCTCTACGTGCCCCGGTACGGAGCGGACTACCGTCGCGTCGTCGCCGAGGGCGTCGACACGGCGACCGTCCTCAACAGCTTCGACCTCGGCGTCGGTCACTACCCCAGCACGCAGATGCCGGGTGAGGTCGGCAACTTCGTGGTCGCCGGACACCGCAAGGCCTACGGCGGCGCGATGACGCTGATCAGCGACCTGCAGATCGGCGACCGCGTCTACGTGCAGACCGCAGACGGCTACTACACCTACGTGTTCCGGAACATCACCTACGTCCTGCCCACACAGGTCGAGGTGCTGAACCCGGTTCCCCAGTTGGACGGCGTCGCGCCCACACAGCGCATCCTCACCCTGACCACCTGCAACCCGCTCTACTCGACGGCGGAACGCAGTATCGCTTACGCGGTGTACGAGTCCTGGCAGCCACTGTCCGCCGGACCGCCCGCCGAGATCGCCGCGTCCGTCGCGGCCGCAGGAGGCTGA
- the pknB gene encoding Stk1 family PASTA domain-containing Ser/Thr kinase → MADDQRLLAGRYVVGDLIGRGGMSNVFRGVDTKLGRTVAIKVLKSTLATDPAFRSRFRQEAQAASRMAHPTIVRVYDAGEERVKDGSGHDLIEPFIVMEYVEGRMLKDLIAEGPVAADEAVRIAHSILTALEYSHRAGVVHRDIKPGNVMITTAGDVKVTDFGIARAVSDSSTTVAQTTAILGTAAYFSPEQAKGETVDARTDLYSTGVVLFEMLTGKAPFRGDTAVAVAYQHVSERPVKPSSINPKVSPALDQVVLRGLAKDRFERYQSAVEFREDLDEAGAGHVPVRRDDHDSLFGPSPTAASSTEQAIRQLTSDDTVTRTQRRPPVVWIWAAVAGIAVILFSLVFWVVQLPPATSISTDSREVPDLVDATWESANSTIEQLELVPTKFDEASSDYEAGHVIRTDPPSGTTVTKNTQIKVYVSTGRVQVEIPDVTNQSSEAAWAAIAAAGLTQGSVTRENSPTVPAGVVLRMDPAAGTSVDQGSAVNLVVSSGNVTLTDVVGQPLVDATNYLQDSTRQFVVQPQADATCKAVAGDPVKAMSPGPGDVPQKSVITLTYCTGP, encoded by the coding sequence GTGGCTGACGATCAACGCCTGCTCGCAGGTCGATACGTCGTCGGCGACCTCATCGGTCGCGGAGGCATGTCCAACGTCTTCCGCGGTGTCGACACCAAGCTCGGGCGCACCGTCGCCATCAAAGTCCTGAAGTCGACGCTCGCTACCGACCCAGCGTTCCGGTCCCGCTTCCGCCAGGAGGCACAGGCCGCGTCGCGCATGGCGCACCCCACGATCGTCCGTGTGTACGACGCCGGCGAGGAGCGCGTGAAGGACGGCTCCGGCCACGATCTCATCGAACCGTTCATCGTCATGGAGTACGTCGAAGGGCGGATGCTCAAGGACCTCATCGCCGAGGGCCCGGTGGCAGCGGACGAGGCGGTACGGATCGCGCACAGCATCCTCACCGCGCTCGAATACTCGCATCGTGCCGGCGTCGTCCACCGCGACATCAAGCCGGGCAACGTCATGATCACGACGGCCGGCGACGTCAAGGTCACCGACTTCGGCATCGCCCGCGCCGTCTCCGACTCGTCGACCACCGTCGCGCAGACCACCGCCATCCTCGGTACGGCCGCCTACTTCTCCCCGGAGCAGGCCAAGGGCGAGACGGTCGACGCACGGACGGACCTCTACTCGACCGGTGTCGTGCTCTTCGAGATGCTGACGGGCAAGGCGCCGTTCCGCGGCGACACCGCTGTCGCCGTCGCGTACCAGCACGTCAGCGAGCGACCGGTGAAGCCGAGCTCGATCAACCCGAAGGTGTCTCCTGCCCTCGACCAGGTGGTGCTCCGCGGCCTCGCGAAGGACCGCTTCGAGCGCTATCAGAGCGCGGTCGAGTTCCGCGAGGACCTCGACGAGGCCGGCGCCGGTCATGTCCCCGTCCGTCGCGACGACCACGACTCCCTGTTCGGCCCCTCGCCGACGGCCGCTTCGAGCACCGAACAGGCGATCCGCCAGCTCACCTCCGACGACACGGTCACGCGCACCCAGCGTCGGCCACCGGTCGTGTGGATCTGGGCTGCGGTCGCCGGTATCGCGGTCATCCTCTTCTCGCTGGTGTTCTGGGTCGTGCAACTCCCGCCGGCCACCAGCATCTCCACCGACTCCCGCGAGGTCCCCGATCTCGTCGATGCCACGTGGGAGAGCGCCAACAGCACGATCGAGCAGCTCGAGCTCGTGCCCACGAAGTTCGACGAGGCCAGCAGCGACTACGAGGCCGGGCACGTGATCCGCACCGATCCGCCGAGCGGCACGACGGTCACGAAGAACACGCAGATCAAGGTCTACGTCTCCACCGGCCGTGTGCAGGTCGAGATCCCGGACGTCACCAACCAGTCGTCAGAGGCCGCCTGGGCCGCCATCGCCGCCGCAGGGCTCACCCAGGGCTCCGTGACGCGCGAGAACTCGCCGACCGTGCCGGCAGGTGTGGTGCTCCGGATGGATCCCGCAGCGGGGACCTCGGTCGATCAGGGCTCCGCGGTGAACCTCGTCGTGTCGAGCGGCAACGTGACCCTGACGGACGTCGTCGGCCAGCCGCTCGTCGATGCGACCAACTACCTGCAGGACTCGACGAGGCAGTTCGTCGTGCAGCCGCAGGCGGATGCGACCTGCAAGGCCGTCGCCGGCGATCCGGTGAAGGCGATGTCACCTGGCCCGGGAGACGTCCCGCAGAAGTCCGTCATCACCCTGACGTACTGCACCGGCCCGTAG
- a CDS encoding rhomboid family intramembrane serine protease translates to MKAQRQSAPRNRIGARISNSSPIVTYAIIAVTAFVFLLQWIPGLGVTNALLYAGVYSDPAYGAFQPWRMLTAVFVHSQGFIFHILLNMYTLWIFGRILETMLGHWRFLALYLVAGFAGSLGVLFLSAPQTAVVGASGAIFGLLGAFLVIQRRMGADTRGLLVLLGINLVIGFIPGVNIAWQAHLGGLVGGALIGLILVNTRKRTQQPLQVVLIGAVSLALVGASLVPALV, encoded by the coding sequence ATGAAGGCGCAACGCCAGAGCGCCCCGCGCAACCGGATCGGCGCGAGGATCAGCAACTCCTCCCCGATCGTCACCTACGCGATCATCGCCGTGACGGCGTTCGTGTTCCTCCTGCAATGGATTCCCGGGCTCGGCGTCACCAACGCCCTGCTGTACGCCGGCGTGTACTCGGATCCCGCCTACGGCGCCTTCCAGCCCTGGCGGATGCTGACCGCGGTCTTCGTGCACTCGCAGGGGTTCATCTTCCACATCCTGCTGAACATGTACACGCTCTGGATCTTCGGCCGGATCCTCGAGACCATGCTCGGCCACTGGCGCTTCCTCGCGCTGTACCTCGTCGCCGGGTTCGCGGGCTCCCTCGGCGTGTTGTTCCTCTCCGCCCCGCAGACCGCCGTCGTCGGTGCATCGGGAGCCATCTTCGGCCTCCTCGGCGCGTTCCTCGTCATCCAACGCAGGATGGGCGCGGACACCCGCGGGCTCCTGGTGCTCCTCGGCATCAACCTCGTGATCGGGTTCATCCCGGGTGTGAACATCGCGTGGCAGGCCCACCTGGGCGGCCTCGTCGGTGGCGCCCTCATCGGCCTCATCCTCGTCAACACCCGGAAGCGCACGCAGCAGCCCCTCCAGGTGGTCCTCATCGGCGCCGTGAGCCTCGCCTTGGTCGGCGCGAGCCTGGTCCCCGCGCTGGTCTGA
- a CDS encoding peptidylprolyl isomerase: MSKHTAVATLHTNHGEIKVNLFGDHAPKTVKNFTDLATGGREWTDSKTGQTRNDALYSDLIFHRIIPAFMIQGGDPLGTGTGGPGYNFDDEIHPELTFDEPYILAMANAGKRRNAITGAVEGTNGSQFFITTVPTQWLQGKHTIFGEVADADSRAVVDAIQAVPTGAGDKPIEPVVLQSVTISEA; this comes from the coding sequence ATGTCAAAGCACACCGCAGTCGCCACGTTGCACACCAACCACGGTGAGATCAAGGTCAACCTCTTCGGAGACCACGCTCCCAAGACGGTCAAGAACTTCACCGACCTGGCGACCGGCGGGCGCGAGTGGACGGACTCGAAGACGGGCCAGACCCGGAACGACGCGCTGTACAGCGACCTCATCTTCCACCGCATCATCCCCGCCTTCATGATCCAGGGCGGCGACCCGCTCGGCACCGGCACCGGCGGCCCGGGCTACAACTTCGACGACGAGATCCACCCGGAGCTCACCTTCGACGAGCCCTACATCCTCGCCATGGCGAACGCCGGCAAGCGCCGCAACGCGATCACCGGTGCCGTCGAAGGCACCAACGGCTCGCAGTTCTTCATCACCACCGTTCCGACGCAGTGGCTCCAGGGCAAGCACACCATCTTCGGTGAGGTCGCCGACGCCGACTCCCGCGCCGTCGTCGACGCCATCCAGGCAGTCCCGACCGGTGCCGGCGACAAGCCGATCGAGCCGGTCGTCCTGCAGAGCGTCACCATTTCCGAGGCGTAG
- a CDS encoding aminodeoxychorismate/anthranilate synthase component II — translation MTRILVIDNYDSFVYTLIGYVEQLGAETTVVRNDGIDVDDLEDRIREVDGVLVSPGPGRPSDAGISVAAVLAAHTTGTPLLGVCLGHQAIAEAFGATVGTAEELMHGQTSSIEHDGSMLYEGVPHPFSATRYHSLAVVDGTVPGDLEVTSRTVGGVIMGLRHREAPIHGVQFHPESVLSEGGYRLLANWLETAGLQGARQRAAGLSPLMQRSPSTSSGTGVR, via the coding sequence ATGACCCGCATCCTGGTCATCGACAACTACGACAGCTTCGTCTACACGCTGATCGGATACGTCGAGCAACTGGGCGCTGAGACCACCGTCGTGCGGAACGACGGCATCGACGTCGACGACCTCGAGGACCGCATCCGCGAGGTGGACGGTGTTCTCGTCTCACCTGGACCAGGACGTCCCTCGGACGCCGGCATCTCCGTCGCCGCCGTACTGGCCGCGCACACCACCGGCACCCCGCTCTTGGGCGTGTGCCTCGGGCACCAAGCGATCGCCGAAGCGTTCGGGGCAACGGTCGGCACCGCCGAGGAACTCATGCACGGCCAGACCTCGTCGATCGAACACGACGGCAGCATGCTCTACGAAGGCGTCCCCCACCCTTTCAGCGCCACTCGCTACCACTCCCTCGCCGTCGTCGACGGCACCGTCCCCGGAGACCTCGAGGTCACCAGTCGGACGGTCGGCGGCGTCATCATGGGGCTCCGACACCGCGAGGCGCCCATCCACGGCGTCCAGTTCCATCCGGAGTCCGTGCTGTCCGAGGGAGGCTATCGCCTCCTGGCGAACTGGCTCGAGACAGCCGGGCTGCAGGGCGCCAGGCAGCGGGCGGCGGGGCTCAGCCCACTCATGCAGCGAAGCCCTTCGACAAGCTCAGGGACCGGGGTGCGCTGA
- a CDS encoding Stp1/IreP family PP2C-type Ser/Thr phosphatase, translated as MTTSGAGAALSHVGKVRSNNQDSGYSGRHLFVVADGMGGHAGGDVASAMALNRIIEADEPYPSSEAAEATLQAAILAANSILGETVSKHRELTGMGTTVSALAVIGNEVAIAHIGDSRIYLFREGELSQITVDHTFVQRLVDSGRITAEEAMVHPRRSVLMRVLGDVDASPEIDTMTLGTQPGDRWILCSDGLSGVVDEPHIAATLTEELSAQRTAEKLVRQSLDRGAPDNVTVVVVDIVDQPVGDADPVVVGSASKPVAFALTPSVKKPSLIPNSWLHPGRVTSLGNSHFEPASEDYLDELIEEDERRARRRRITWLVGLIVVIVAIVGGVVLGYAWTQTRYFVGGDTDTVVIYQGIQQDVGPIQLSSVKEDTGIPLGSLSDFDRQAVDQTISASSFSEALDIVKRLRVTDDQ; from the coding sequence GTGACGACCAGCGGCGCCGGCGCGGCGCTCTCCCATGTGGGTAAAGTGCGCTCAAACAACCAGGACTCCGGGTATTCCGGGCGTCACCTGTTCGTCGTCGCCGACGGCATGGGTGGCCACGCCGGAGGCGACGTCGCCTCCGCGATGGCACTGAACCGCATCATCGAGGCCGACGAGCCGTATCCCTCGTCGGAGGCGGCCGAGGCGACGCTGCAGGCGGCCATCCTCGCTGCGAACTCCATCCTCGGCGAGACGGTCTCGAAGCACCGGGAACTCACGGGCATGGGCACCACGGTGTCCGCCCTCGCGGTCATCGGCAACGAGGTCGCCATCGCCCACATCGGCGACTCCCGCATCTACCTGTTCCGCGAGGGCGAGCTCAGCCAGATCACGGTCGACCACACCTTCGTCCAGCGACTCGTCGACTCCGGCCGGATCACGGCGGAGGAGGCGATGGTGCACCCGCGTCGATCGGTGCTCATGCGCGTCCTCGGTGACGTCGACGCCTCGCCCGAGATCGACACGATGACGCTCGGCACGCAGCCAGGCGACCGCTGGATCCTCTGCTCCGACGGCCTCTCCGGCGTCGTCGACGAGCCGCACATCGCCGCGACGCTCACGGAGGAGTTGTCGGCGCAGCGGACCGCCGAGAAGCTCGTCCGACAGAGCCTCGACCGCGGCGCACCCGACAACGTGACGGTCGTCGTCGTCGACATCGTCGACCAGCCGGTCGGCGACGCCGATCCCGTCGTCGTCGGTTCCGCCTCGAAGCCCGTCGCCTTCGCCCTCACCCCCTCGGTGAAGAAGCCCTCGCTCATCCCGAACAGCTGGCTGCATCCCGGGCGGGTCACCTCGCTCGGCAACTCCCACTTCGAGCCGGCGTCGGAGGACTACCTCGACGAGCTCATCGAGGAGGACGAGCGCCGTGCGCGGCGCCGCCGCATCACCTGGCTCGTCGGCCTCATCGTCGTCATCGTCGCGATCGTCGGCGGCGTCGTGCTCGGCTACGCCTGGACCCAGACGCGCTACTTCGTCGGTGGCGACACCGACACGGTCGTCATCTACCAGGGCATCCAGCAGGACGTCGGGCCCATCCAGCTGTCGAGCGTCAAGGAGGACACGGGCATCCCCCTCGGTTCGCTCTCCGACTTCGACCGCCAGGCGGTCGACCAGACCATCAGCGCGTCCTCGTTCTCCGAGGCCCTCGACATCGTGAAACGTCTGCGGGTGACCGATGACCAGTGA
- a CDS encoding protein kinase domain-containing protein: protein MRPTAGLTFGGRYELQSRIAIGGMGEVWQATDLVIGRTIAIKILKDEYMGDPGFLERFRAEARHAALVNHEGIANVFDYGEEDGSAFLVMELVPGEALSTVLERERVLPTDKVLDIVAQTSSALQAAHAAGLVHRDIKPGNLLITPDGRVKITDFGIARIADQVPLTATGQVMGTVQYLSPEQASGHPASPSTDIYSLGIVAYECLAGRRPFTGESQVAIAMAQINEAPPELPVTIAEPVRRFVMSMIAKNPVDRPASSAHVARAAQALRRGDLNAAAAAVPMILGGAGEAATTVMDQTRRMPAADDATTQLLSAAEAEQFEDDAAVEGEKKKRSKWTWPLIGLVALLVIVLVGSLIAVFANQGNDAGGTTPSATASSATPTKTKTPTPTPTPTPTVFPINLSDLQGRSFEELNTIFSAPPYNFSVSKNVGNPATSPEQVDTVYDVNPTGNVKTGSAITLTVYDEVAVIDPPTEAPKLDQSSLDDGSLVIPKDATSTTIKVDWLALQNACPTGADFLGYTVAVSGGYFQNNSSGQFDANTTTGTITVDAVGQLTVSYAVRCSTGTSSGSPSSTAVNVIKEQ from the coding sequence ATGAGACCGACAGCCGGGCTGACCTTCGGGGGTCGCTACGAACTGCAATCTCGTATTGCGATCGGTGGAATGGGCGAGGTGTGGCAGGCCACTGACCTCGTCATCGGCCGGACCATCGCCATCAAGATCCTCAAGGACGAGTACATGGGGGACCCCGGGTTCCTCGAGCGCTTCCGTGCCGAGGCTCGGCACGCCGCCCTGGTGAATCACGAGGGCATCGCCAACGTCTTCGACTACGGCGAGGAGGACGGCAGCGCCTTCCTCGTCATGGAGCTCGTCCCCGGCGAGGCGCTCTCGACCGTCCTCGAGCGCGAGCGCGTGCTCCCCACCGACAAGGTGCTCGACATCGTCGCGCAGACCTCGTCGGCACTGCAGGCCGCGCATGCCGCCGGCCTCGTCCACCGCGACATCAAGCCGGGCAACCTGCTCATCACGCCCGACGGCCGCGTCAAGATCACCGACTTCGGCATCGCCCGCATCGCCGACCAGGTGCCGCTCACCGCGACCGGTCAGGTCATGGGAACGGTCCAGTACCTCTCGCCGGAGCAGGCGAGCGGGCACCCGGCGTCGCCGTCGACCGACATCTACTCGCTCGGCATCGTCGCGTACGAGTGCCTGGCCGGACGTCGTCCGTTCACGGGCGAGTCGCAGGTCGCCATCGCGATGGCCCAGATCAACGAGGCCCCGCCGGAGCTCCCGGTCACGATCGCCGAGCCGGTCCGCCGTTTCGTCATGTCGATGATCGCCAAGAACCCGGTCGATCGTCCCGCGTCCTCCGCGCACGTCGCCCGGGCCGCCCAGGCCCTCCGCCGTGGCGACCTCAACGCTGCGGCCGCAGCCGTCCCGATGATCCTCGGTGGAGCCGGCGAAGCCGCGACCACCGTGATGGACCAGACGCGCCGCATGCCGGCCGCCGACGACGCCACCACGCAGCTGCTGTCGGCCGCGGAGGCCGAGCAGTTCGAGGACGACGCAGCGGTCGAGGGCGAGAAGAAGAAGCGCAGCAAGTGGACCTGGCCGCTCATCGGTCTCGTCGCGCTCCTCGTCATCGTGCTGGTGGGTTCGCTCATCGCGGTGTTCGCGAACCAGGGGAACGATGCCGGCGGGACCACGCCGTCGGCGACCGCCAGCTCCGCCACCCCGACGAAGACCAAGACCCCGACGCCGACACCCACCCCGACGCCGACCGTCTTCCCGATCAACCTGAGCGACCTCCAGGGCCGGTCCTTTGAAGAGCTCAACACGATCTTCAGTGCCCCGCCCTACAACTTCAGCGTCTCGAAGAACGTCGGCAACCCGGCGACGTCTCCCGAGCAGGTCGACACCGTCTACGACGTGAACCCCACGGGCAACGTCAAGACCGGTTCGGCCATCACGCTGACCGTCTACGACGAGGTCGCCGTCATCGACCCGCCGACCGAGGCGCCGAAGCTCGACCAGTCCTCGCTCGACGACGGATCGCTCGTCATCCCGAAGGACGCCACCTCGACCACGATCAAGGTGGACTGGCTCGCGCTGCAGAACGCCTGCCCGACCGGTGCGGACTTCCTCGGTTACACCGTCGCCGTCTCCGGTGGGTACTTCCAGAACAACTCCTCCGGGCAGTTCGACGCGAACACCACCACCGGCACCATCACGGTCGACGCCGTGGGGCAGCTGACGGTGTCGTACGCGGTCCGATGCAGCACCGGCACCTCGTCCGGATCGCCGTCGTCGACCGCGGTCAACGTCATCAAGGAACAGTAG
- a CDS encoding penicillin-binding protein 2, with protein MNRELKRVSIVVLAMFLALFGSTTIIQMFQADTLNADGRNTRTLYDSYRTERGPILLTDGTAIASSVASDDEYKYQRVYANGPLYAPVTGYFSPTQGSSGLELATNDYLSGTSNSQFLDSINRLISGQAPKGAAVEVTLDPVVQQAAFDALGDQEGAIVAIEPKTGKILASVSSPGYDPNVLASHDNAAVLDAYRALDDDDRQPLLNKGVDGDLDPPGSTFKLVTAAAAFASGQYTPESEFPNPSTYTLPGTSTVIRNSEGGSCGGGATVSIATAVQLSCNIPLAELGVELGYEKIRDMAQSFGFNMDVNITGTGLNPMPMQPSTFPNALSDDQTAMAAFGQYTVRASALQMAMVSAGIANGGVVCNPQLVNRVVNPDLSVLKEFEPAQLSQPITSEVAKEITDIMVQGVQSGAATNARIDGVDVAGKTGTAQNGSDDPYTLWFTGFAPADDPKVAVAVVVEDGGGLGQDGYGNLVAAPIAKKVLEAVLNK; from the coding sequence ATGAATCGTGAACTCAAGCGGGTGAGCATCGTCGTCCTGGCGATGTTCCTGGCCCTGTTCGGGTCGACGACCATCATCCAGATGTTCCAGGCCGACACCCTCAACGCGGACGGCCGCAACACGCGCACGCTGTACGACAGCTATCGCACGGAACGCGGTCCCATCCTCCTGACGGACGGCACCGCGATCGCCTCGTCGGTCGCGAGCGACGACGAGTACAAGTACCAGCGGGTCTACGCGAACGGTCCGTTGTACGCGCCCGTCACCGGTTACTTCTCGCCGACGCAGGGGTCCTCCGGGCTCGAGCTCGCCACGAACGACTACCTGAGCGGTACGTCGAACTCGCAGTTCCTCGACTCCATCAACCGGCTCATCTCCGGGCAAGCTCCCAAGGGTGCCGCCGTCGAGGTCACGCTCGACCCCGTCGTGCAGCAGGCCGCGTTCGACGCCCTCGGCGACCAGGAGGGCGCGATCGTCGCGATCGAGCCGAAGACCGGCAAGATCCTCGCGTCGGTGTCGAGCCCCGGCTACGACCCGAACGTGCTCGCGAGCCACGACAACGCCGCCGTCCTCGACGCCTACCGCGCCCTCGACGACGACGACCGTCAGCCCTTGCTGAACAAGGGTGTCGACGGCGACCTCGATCCGCCCGGGTCCACGTTCAAGCTCGTCACCGCGGCGGCCGCGTTCGCCTCCGGCCAGTACACGCCGGAGTCGGAGTTCCCGAACCCGTCGACGTACACCCTCCCCGGCACGAGCACCGTGATCCGCAACTCGGAGGGCGGCAGCTGCGGCGGTGGGGCGACCGTCTCCATCGCGACGGCCGTCCAGCTCAGCTGCAACATCCCGCTGGCGGAGCTCGGTGTCGAACTCGGCTACGAGAAGATCCGCGACATGGCGCAGAGCTTCGGCTTCAACATGGACGTGAACATCACGGGCACCGGCCTCAACCCCATGCCGATGCAGCCGAGCACGTTCCCCAACGCGCTGAGCGACGACCAGACCGCCATGGCCGCCTTCGGGCAGTACACGGTCCGGGCCTCGGCGCTCCAGATGGCCATGGTCTCCGCGGGTATCGCGAACGGCGGTGTCGTCTGCAACCCGCAGCTCGTCAACCGCGTCGTGAACCCGGATCTGAGCGTGCTGAAGGAGTTCGAACCAGCGCAGTTGTCGCAGCCGATCACGAGCGAGGTGGCCAAGGAGATCACGGACATCATGGTCCAGGGCGTCCAGAGCGGTGCTGCGACTAATGCAAGAATAGATGGGGTCGATGTGGCTGGAAAGACAGGCACGGCACAGAACGGATCGGACGATCCGTACACGCTGTGGTTCACCGGTTTCGCGCCCGCGGACGACCCCAAGGTCGCCGTGGCGGTCGTTGTTGAAGATGGCGGTGGACTCGGACAGGACGGTTACGGCAACCTCGTGGCCGCGCCGATCGCGAAGAAAGTACTAGAGGCGGTGCTGAATAAATGA
- a CDS encoding cell division protein CrgA, whose amino-acid sequence MARTKARTKPSREPEQRSGEPAPNAVWFKPVMFGFMLLGLAWIVVYYLSGTLLPVQSLGPWNILVGFGIAFIGFLMTTRWR is encoded by the coding sequence ATGGCACGCACGAAGGCACGCACCAAACCGTCCCGCGAACCCGAGCAGAGGAGCGGCGAGCCCGCACCGAACGCCGTCTGGTTCAAGCCGGTCATGTTCGGGTTCATGCTCCTCGGCCTCGCCTGGATCGTCGTCTACTACCTGAGCGGCACGCTGCTGCCGGTGCAGTCCCTCGGGCCGTGGAACATCCTCGTCGGCTTCGGCATCGCCTTCATCGGGTTCCTCATGACCACCAGGTGGCGCTAG